A genome region from Carya illinoinensis cultivar Pawnee chromosome 2, C.illinoinensisPawnee_v1, whole genome shotgun sequence includes the following:
- the LOC122299186 gene encoding uncharacterized protein LOC122299186 — protein sequence MAGGTTFAKAICSICYEDLKPIVEDIQAISICGHVFHELCLQQWFEYCSNTKKCTCPVCKQLCSANNANRLYFQSVGDSNDPVLTQKPIDYEEDPEELHSEVSRLLTKVTGLTSVLERQGKKLKEVDEELCSCKEQAKREAALKNEALKQTTSMQQLLHLKSEDLDKSTLECLRLQERNMALAKELAAFKLVSDLDLDEEKVLKLASFGNGANNKDTIDILRKSLVMRNRSYKELMAKCNLLGRGEARFCRKLDKAKEKMNKLKTRVQELETALEVKENEVLRSLKASKKSISNGFNENVVNCNCNSNSWATKIFLSQGQERQLSASMLNSDERGGLNGNPSCSRKMENFSLANDLNVNYTKKSLSTMAVNREKDEYFLIDEDASKFNTAPSGPSNPEELTRENLTEQKSTLRSDVPSDMNKEATVWHGRDNMEENLGSRTPINMVKTPATLDEDVMLPLDDITQVEPKLNIRRESPSPLPLSEPGGICFSGGLLGPDGTHRFLGKWCKRSQTKGSLAKHGSSSGNLIAIGADGRGGKIKVLRSPSQSSLDGKENSVAAKRTKYGSKTSMQSQGCLQIEHFFGRVGE from the exons atggcagGTGGCACCACCTTTGCCAAGGCCATTTGCTCAATCTGCTACGAAGATCTCAAGCCCATTGTTGAAGACATCCAAGCTATCTCTATATGCGGCCATGTCTTCCACGAGCTCTG TCTACAACAGTGGTTTGAATACTGTTCGAACACGAAGAAATGCACTTGCCCTGTGTGCAAGCAGCTCTGTTCGGCGAACAATGCCAATCGTCTTTATTTTCAGTCGGTTGGAGACTCAAACGATCCCGTCCTAACTCAGAAACCGATCGATTACGAGGAAGATCCCGAAGAGTTGCACAGCGAAGTTAGCAGATTGTTGACGAAGGTTACGGGACTTACTTCGGTCTTAGAGCGGCAGGGGAAGAAGCTCAAAGAGGTCGATGAGGAG CTGTGTTCTTGCAAAGAGCAGGCAAAAAGGGAAGCAGCATTGAAGAATGAAGCCTTGAAACAAACAACTTCTATGCAACAACTGCTTCACCTGAAATCTGAG GATCTTGATAAATCAACTTTAGAATGCTTAAGGCTTCAAGAAAGGAATATGGCCCTGGCCAAAGAGCTTGCAGCATTCAAATT AGTGTCTGATCTGGAtctggatgaagagaaagttttAAAGCTTGCCTCTTTTGGTAATGGTGCCAACAATAAAGATACCATTGACATTCTAAGGAAATCCTTGGTCATGCGTAATAG GAGCTACAAGGAATTGATGGCCAAATGCAACCTCCTAGGAAGAGGAGAGGCTCGTTTCTGCAGAAAACTTGACAAGGCTAAAGAGAAGATGAATAAACTAAAG ACAAGGGTACAGGAATTGGAGACGGCTCTTGAAGTAAAAGAGAACGAAGTTTTGAGGTCTCTAAAAGCTTCAAAGAAATCTATTAGCAATGGGTTTAATGAGAATGTTGTGAATTGTAATTGTAATTctaattcttgggcgaccaaaatttttttatctcaagGTCAAGAGAGACAACTTTCTGCATCCATGCTTAATTCCGATGAGAGGGGTGGCTTGAATGGTAATCCATCTTGTTCCAGGAAAATGGAAAACTTCAGTTTAGCTAATGATCTGAATGTAAATTATACTAAAAAGAGTTTAAGCACCATGGCTGTTAATAGAGAGAAAGATGAATACTTCTTGATAGATGAGGATgcttcaaaatttaatacagcTCCATCTGGACCTTCAAATCCTGAAGAATTGACTAGGGAAAATCTAACTGAGCAGAAGTCTACTTTGAGGTCAGATGTACCTTCTGACATGAATAAAGAAGCTACAGTATGGCATGGACGGGATAATATGGAAGAAAATTTAGGTTCAAGAACTCCAATTAATATGGTGAAGACTCCTGCCACCCTGGATGAGGATGTAATGTTGCCTCTTGATGATATTACGCAAGTTGAGCCCAAGCTTAACATTAGAAGGGAGTCTCCATCCCCACTACCACTTTCTGAACCAG GGGGCATTTGTTTTTCTGGTGGATTGCTTGGCCCTGATGGAACACACAGGTTTTTGGGTAAATGGTGCAAACGGAGCCAGACCAAGGGATCATTAGCAAAGCATGGTTCAAGTTCAGGCAATTTGATTGCCATTGGAGCTGATGGGAGGGGTGGTAAGATCAAGGTTCTGAGATCTCCAAGCCAATCTTCACTG GATGGAAAGGAGAATTCAGTAGCAGCAAAGAGAACCAAGTATGGATCCAAAACAAGTATGCAGTCGCAAGGATGCTTGCAAATAGAACACTTCTTTGGGAGAGTTGGTGAATAA